The Hippoglossus hippoglossus isolate fHipHip1 chromosome 24, fHipHip1.pri, whole genome shotgun sequence genomic interval tttctctccttttaaATTACAGTGAAGTGATTTAATCACTTGATACCACACAAATCACCCATAACCATTTAGGAACTTGAGTTAAATGTCACGCATGAATGTAATTCTGACTTTGTATTTTGGCCGTTTCTCTTTGTTGCAGTCGGTTTGCTGAGCCGTCATAGAAACAGACTCAGAGCAGCTGGACACAATATGACAGATCTGACGTCTTCAGATGAAAGTTTCAAGTCATTATTCATATCTTAATGTTCTTCATCTGCACAATTACTTTTGTAAACCAGCACAACTCTCACAAcagtacaaataaaaagatatgTCAGTGCCCATGAGGAGGGACTGACATCacaaccgccccccccccccctgtgcttCTCAACCCAACCCACTCGTGTCCAGTGTGAACACTTGAACCTCTGACACCCACCAGCTGCACCCACCTCAGCTCTGCCAGCTGTGTGTGCGGCCGGGGGCCACGGGGGCCACGGGGGCCACAGCCTCCTCCGCTCCATCCAAAAATAATCTTCAGGTATGAGGGgagaacaagaggaggaagaagaagggagCTGGCGTCCACATCAAAGGGccgagaagaggagaagaatagGGCCAGATGCAGGCTGCTTGTTTCGGCCTGTAAAGGAAACGGCACAGTTATGAATATGCATGTCAGCAACATTTATGCAGGCCCAGCACAGCAGGATTATTAATCTCAAGGTGTGAGATCCAACAGTGCCATCATCTGACAATGACATGGTATGACATGATACACCATTTCATATGCATACATTCTTTGTGTCGTGAGTAAACAGCTTAACACGATGATATCATTGGtaaaatagaacattttaaaaccaaaatcCAATGTCAGTTAGTTAGCCACATCACAGCtgagcaaaaactactgagcatATTTCCACAAAACGATGGGACATGGGCCTAGAAAGAAATTATGAATTTGACAAAgtagcagatccaggattttctttgaTACTTTTGATAACATTGGGAGAAagggtgttttttaaaaaatgtatatttatacagacttcccaggaaataattaatggatctttatattaaaaaaaatacaaataaatccgGCACAATTAAGTTGTGTATTGTGCCCTACAACATGACATGACTTTCCcatttatcaaaataaactaGAAATCTCTTCTCTCGTACTTTGcattaaacaaaacataacaaggCTGTTTGAAGTTGTTAAACTGAATCAGAGTGTCTGTAAGAAAATAATGAAGCAAGTTCTTACCGTGATGTGTCTCCTTGTTCCTGTATCTCAATAAAATCAGAAACCAACATTTGTGATGTTAAATTTGTTTACATGAACtcagaaaaagttaaataatgaTTTGTCGTGAAAATTCCAAACATGTTAAACCTGTAAAAAATAATGTCGTCCCTGTCTGCATTAATAGGTGATGCATTTTCCAGCACACTTTTACAACAGGATTTTAATATTAGTTTGCACATGCATACAAGAGCTGAACATTTGCCAACACATGTGAAGATGTTTATATGCTGTATCTGActatttaaagttaaagtttaaaTGGAGAATTTAATAACATTAGTAATTGTATCATCaaaacagctttttttcccccagttgATCTGAAATGTGATGCTTTATATAATGACATTGATATAATTAGcttatttaaaagagaaaacataagAGAATAATTTAGGTAAATGATCTCTCTGATGTggtttaatgaaaacaaacagctcacTGCCAAATTTCTAACAGGCCATCTTTCATGTGAATGGACACAAAGACTTAAAACCCCACGTCTTATTGAGCGCTCCGATTGGAAATTCACAGATTTGGCCAAATTTTGCAGATGAGACAAAAACCTGCCAATGAACCCTTCAGATATCTCTGCACCCGCTGGCACACGCTGCCAATTACCATCATGTGGAAAGCGCTAATGGAATCTTGAGcagtaataaaagtaaataattaaattagagGAGGCCTTGTATCATTGTTTGCTGTATTCAGGTCCATTAGGACCTCCAGTATTCTCATGCTAATCGAAtgtttggagtttttttttttgtgtgctcTCATTATGaatcctgtgtttttcctccaaaCAGTGTTGCTCAGACATTTGTGTAGGTGCTGGCAGAGAAACAAAGACGTACATTAGGAGCCATTGTCCCCCTGTGATTATTAAAGTAAACAGAAATAGTGAAGGGGGATCatacacagctgcacacactccAGCCTGTGTCTGTGAAGTGGCGTAAAGGGCCGTGCAACCCTTAAGACTTTGTCAGAGATGATCACATTAGCTGCAGCTTCTCGGGAGCCGAGTGCGTGGCCGGCTAATGAGGCTTTGAAGATTGGGCTCTGGCGCAGGATTCGGCTGCAGCGGAGGATTCGGCAGCAAAATAGATTTGGCACGAGATAAAATGCTGCAGACGAGATCGATGAGGAGAAGAACCCTGCCTTCCTGTTGTTCTCTTATTTTGCCGTTGTCATATTTCAGAGTTCTGTTCAAAAAGGCAAAGTCTGTTACTTATAGATGGAAGTTTCTCTGATGCAGTGTACGCTTGGCTGAAATAAGTATTATGGTCAGTATCAATGAATGTGTAATCAGATATGATACACAGATATGAAAATACATGAGATCTGTCTTGTTTGCGCAgaaaaaagtttaaaaccaaaagGGATTAAATGTATAATTCTACTAAAGCAGGATTACAGCATATCTTTAAATCTGGAACCTTAAGATGACAAAAAAATTAAGTTTCAGTGAGAGATAATTATTAAAGAATTAATAGGAACACAACATGTATGTACAAAGTtagaggaggaaatgtgcaAGACaagttttattaaataaaactcTTGAGATGTTTCATGGTTAAAATGGTTTCTTTAAATAGATACACgtattttatgtaaattataGCACTGGGAAAGATCCaagaacataaaacacaaaaacatgaaaccaacTTGTGCGTTTCGAACTCTCCCCCCCCAACGAAAAGCCCATTAAGTAACATaacatatatttgtatatgtaaaaaaagaaatagtgtCTGGTTGGTGTTTTCTGTAGATGAACAGTGAATTCAGTCTGATCAACACTTTAGATTTCGAGGGCAGtgagaaaagtttaaaaaacaacagaatataGTGCAGAACAGGATTGAAGTGTGCGAAGCAGGAATATAACTGAACTCATTCACCTCTACACACATACTCGTCAGACAGTCAACATGGATTTCCAGGTATGGAACTGATATACACAAGTTCcatacacaaaaaaacccagTTTCCTGATCCTTTTTTCCAGACGGCAGCTACTGGTGATGACTCGCAGCAAACCGAGGAAATCTTTCAGTCCTGtgttaacattaaaacatcttGAACTCATCTGAGGGAGCGACGTTCGGCCCGACGGTGGAAAAAGTGGCTCAGGAGCATCGACTGGGGAACAGGGGAGAAAGTCCTGCAGCCAACTGTGACTGAGGGGAAAGAAATTGTATTCAACCAAGACGGGGACACTGCTAATGTTAATCTACTGACACATGTGACCATCTGAAGAGCACATGGGCATAATAACACACCcttatgtgtgttttcttcaacaAAGACATGTAATGTCAACGTGACTGgagaaaaactatttttctaaactttttttgtttttaagcgAGGGGCGGATAATTCAAATGAatctctataaataaaaaagcgTATTTAAGCTCAATGAGTTTGACtaaacacttaaaaagatgaCAGTGGTTGTGTAGAGCGTTTTGTGCGTGGTTTGTGAAGTGGAGTTCATTTTAAGCGGCTGAGCGATGCGGTGGAAGAAACATCACATGTCCAGAAGCAGCAGTCGTGGATCTTCCACCACGGATTTGATCTTGCGCAGGAAAGTGACGGCTTCTCTGCCGTCGACGAGTCGATGGTCGTACGTCAGCGCCACGTACATCATGGGCCGGATCTCCACCTGCCACAGCACAAAGACGTTTTCTTATTAATTCGTGTTTGAGTTAATCAGAATAGGAAACCAGTAGATCCAGCTTAGTATGTATAGCCACTGCTTGTACAGGCAGATAAAAAGGACTTCCTGGTTTTTGTTCTGTATAGTGTGACATTTAAAGAACAAGCAAATATACATTTCATAACTCTTTGGAGCCTTTTGTACCAGTACAACTTTTCTTGACCCAGTAGATAAACTGGTGTCCCTGTGTTCTTACCTGGCCATTTATAGCAACAGGTCGCTCGAAGATTCCGTGCATGCCCAGGATGGCGGACTGGGGAGGGTTGATGATGGGCGTCCCAAACATGGAGCCGAACACGCCACCATTGCTGATGGTGAAAGTGCCTCCGTCCATGTCTTCAACAGCGATCTCATTTTTACGAGCCTGAGGTGAACAACACAAAGTATTTTGTCATCGTAGTTAAAAACAAAGCTTTAATAGGACACAATATTTTTAGGATGCTGTTGATCACAAGGCTTCTTACCTTTTCTCCCAGAGCGTTAATGGCTCTCTCAATGTCAGTGAAGTTCATGGTCTCAACGTTACGGATCACTGGAACGAGGAGCCCCTGAACATGCACACGATGTAACTTTTACTGTTAAACGGCAACAGGTTTTACACAAGAATGTAAAGTTTAGAGTCAAAGGTCGTACTTTTGGAGTTGCCACGGCGACACTAATGTCCACATAATCCCTGTAGATGATCTCTTTAGTGGTATCATCGATGACTGgagtaaaaaacagaaaatttaaaaactttaacaCTTGGCTTTATGGTAAtacttcaattcaatttcagGTAATAGAAAACACATTGTAAGTAAGTGTGTGTTGTCTCACCAGCATTGACAGCAGGTTGGTCAGTGAGAGCGTGTGCTGCAGCTTTCACAAACGCTGACATGAAACCCAGTTTGATGGTGTGCTTCTTCAGGAAAGCATCCTTATAGAGTTTCCTCATCTCCTGAATGTTGCTGAGGAAAATTGATGATATTACAGAGGAAAAGTATCAATATGCCCCTTGATCACATGTGACACTGGAGTGCACACTCCTCTGCCATGAAATGTGAATCAGGTTGTTTTGTATCGAGCTTGTGATCCTGAGAGGCCAAGCTTTAGATCCTTCCTGTGTCTCACCTCATGTCGACCTCGTTGAAGGTGGTCAGCATGGCGCAGGTTCCCTGAGCCTCCTTCAGCCTCTGAGCGATCCTCAACCTCATACGGTTCATCTTCACCTGAAGAACAAAATGATCTGTGatccatgttttttacattgttgGGCAGCCATGACCAAAACATGCGTTaccctgttttctcctctgcctcctgctgttgGAGGAGCAGGTGCTGGAGGTGCA includes:
- the LOC117757959 gene encoding dihydrolipoyllysine-residue succinyltransferase component of 2-oxoglutarate dehydrogenase complex, mitochondrial-like: MLSRSRCAYRALGRSLSAVSQANNVLHRQSVSGLSVCSRLVYRSPQICQFPSPVNVFHIRYFRTSAVHRDDVVTVKTPAFAESVSEGDVRWEKAVGDSVTEDEVVCEIETDKTSVQVPAPAAGVIEELLVPDGGKVEAGTPLFKLRKGVVAAKAAPAAEAAVPPPPPPPPASTPTAMPVTPAPPQAAPAKPVSAVRAAPAPPAPAPPTAGGRGENRVKMNRMRLRIAQRLKEAQGTCAMLTTFNEVDMSNIQEMRKLYKDAFLKKHTIKLGFMSAFVKAAAHALTDQPAVNAVIDDTTKEIIYRDYVDISVAVATPKGLLVPVIRNVETMNFTDIERAINALGEKARKNEIAVEDMDGGTFTISNGGVFGSMFGTPIINPPQSAILGMHGIFERPVAINGQVEIRPMMYVALTYDHRLVDGREAVTFLRKIKSVVEDPRLLLLDM